In one window of Episyrphus balteatus chromosome 3, idEpiBalt1.1, whole genome shotgun sequence DNA:
- the LOC129915292 gene encoding uncharacterized protein LOC129915292, with the protein MENGKHIKSDSNFAKSVSTEDTVKEENPEAVKYLEHLLKDGAVEEDDGRDLELPPWYDEKLFKNGQRYMKKYHFVIFSGMLSGLVAVLAIPSILNVLICTRQSSTPATAYRRYARTIFHVLAWYDYPLQKGSKFWESLNMVRKAHLRSSRACGKLKVGGITQKDMALTQFGFIGFITLGAPRIRLYDQDFLEGTSHMWRVLGYLLGIKDEYNICGENWEVTKMRLDIAMRKVYRPALDNASPDFFQMTKSLLNGLKPVNMMLTPGSFIFFTKRLAYCKGYEYYDEDFPNKVRIPNQKQYFNDLGWWDRFLVSYGLFLVTYLHQYSIVRWYLNLRVWVIQFLMYYFPIGAFFKYGIKWSYVRIFASSSEYDTHDD; encoded by the exons atggaaaacggcaaacatataaaaagtgATTCTAATT ttgcAAAGTCAGTGTCAACGGAAGACACAGTAAAAGAAGAAAATCCAGAGGCAGTTAAATATTTGGAACATCTGTTGAAAGACGGAGCTGTAGAAGAAGACGATGGACGCGATTTAGAGTTACCGCCGTGGTATGACGAgaagttatttaaaaa tgGCCAACGATACATGAAAAAGTACcactttgttattttttctggtATGCTCAGTGGACTTGTAGCTGTCTTAGCTATTCCATCAATTTTAAATGTTCTCATCTGCACTCGCCAATCTTCTACACCAGCTACAGCATACCGGCGTTATGCTCGGACCATATTCCATGTTTTGGCGTGGTATGATTATCCACTTCAAAAAGGATCAAAATTCTGGGAAAGCTTAAATATGGTTCGAAAAGCTCACCTACGTTCCAGCAGAGCATGTGGAAAGCTGAAAGTCGGTGGAATAACTCAAAAAGATATGGCCCTTACGCAGTTTGGTTTTATTGGATTTATAACTTTGGGTGCACCAAGAATAAGACTCTACGATCAGGACTTTCTCGAAGGAACTTCACACATGTGGAGAGTTCTGGGCTACCTGTTGGGTATTAAAGATGAATATAATATTTGTGGTGAAAATTGGGAAGTCACTAAGATGCGCTTGGACATTGCGATGCGTAAAGTATATCGACCAGCCCTAGATAATGCATCCCCAGATTTCTTTCAAATgacaaaatcacttttaaatggTTTAAAGCCAGTTAATATGATGCTCACTCCAGgatcgtttatttttttcaccaaaagaTTGGCCTATTGTAAAGGTTATGAATATTACGATGAAGATTTCCCCAATAAAGTACGAATTCCAAACCAAAAGCAGTATTTCAACGACCTTGGATGGTGGGATCGCTTTCTTGTAAGCTATGGATTATTTTTAGTCACCTATTTGCATCAATATTCAATTGTCAGATGGTATCTGAATCTTCGAGTTTGGGTAATACAATTTCTAATGTATTATTTCCCGATTGGAGCATTTTTCAAATATGGTATAAAGTGGTCTTATGTAAGAATTTTCGCATCGTCATCAGAATATGATACACACGATGACTAa
- the LOC129915821 gene encoding phenoloxidase-activating factor 2-like, protein MLVKIYFLTTVICCCTVLAQDLPPNIAGVIADIFNPNATTTTTTSRPIVTRRPGIGDIVTSEPIAPTLEPQILKTDDGIKCTCVPYYLCKPGDNTLRDDGEIDGFGKIDIRFDPYSCQHYLDICCIDNRTVSEPINPVPVEKRPNQPTGCGIRNPNVDFQITGNNDNEANFGELPWTVALLKTDTEEYFCAGSLIHPQVVLTAAHCVRKYGPNQFKVRAGEWDSQTTRERLPFQELNAQEIIIHPSFNPKTVANDFALVVVSQPFVLADHINVVCLPAPNIFPASGETCLSSGWGRDKFGSAGKYSVIMKKVPLPVVDFEQCQSSFRSARLGKYFILDPSFICAGGQQGVDTCTGDGGGPLVCSADASENRYYQSGIVAWGLGCNDPIPGAYASVALGRNWIDEEMNRLGFGVASYSY, encoded by the coding sequence ATGTTggtaaaaatttactttttaacGACAGTGATATGCTGCTGCACGGTCCTCGCACAAGATCTCCCCCCGAACATTGCCGGCGTGATTGCAGATATTTTTAATCCTaacgcaacaacaacaacaacaacttcaagACCTATTGTAACACGACGTCCAGGTATTGGTGACATTGTGACTTCTGAGCCAATAGCTCCAACATTGGAGCCCCAAATACTCAAGACAGACGATGGAATCAAGTGCACATGTGTACCATACTATCTCTGTAAACCAGGCGATAACACTTTGCGCGATGACGGAGAAATTGATGGTTTCGGCAAAATCGACATTCGCTTCGATCCCTACAGTTGTCAACATTACTTGGACATTTGTTGTATTGACAATCGCACAGTCTCAGAACCAATTAACCCAGTACCAGTTGAAAAGCGACCAAATCAACCAACCGGATGTGGCATTCGTAATCCAAATGTTGATTTTCAGATAACCGGAAATAATGATAATGAAGCAAATTTCGGAGAGCTGCCATGGACCGTTGCACTATTGAAGACCGACACTGAAGAGTACTTCTGTGCCGGCTCCTTAATACACCCTCAAGTCGTTCTGACCGCTGCTCATTGTGTTCGAAAATACGGACCAAATCAATTCAAAGTGCGAGCAGGTGAATGGGATTCTCAAACGACTAGAGAACGACTTCCATTCCAAGAGTTAAATGCCCAGGAAATAATAATACATCCAAGTTTCAATCCAAAAACTGTAGCAAATGACTTTGCTTTGGTTGTTGTGTCCCAACCTTTTGTTTTGGCAGATCATATTAATGTTGTTTGTCTTCCCGCCCCCAATATATTTCCTGCATCGGGGGAAACTTGTCTGTCCAGTGGCTGGGGACGTGATAAATTTGGTAGCGCTGGAAAGTACAGcgtaataatgaaaaaagttccaCTGCCAGTTGTAGATTTCGAGCAGTGTCAGTCATCGTTCCGTTCAGCGCGTTTAGGCAAATACTTTATTTTGGATCCATCTTTCATTTGTGCTGGAGGCCAACAAGGTGTAGATACATGCACGGGTGACGGAGGTGGACCATTGGTATGTTCTGCTGATGCTTCTGAGAATAGATATTATCAGAGTGGTATAGTTGCATGGGGTTTAGGGTGCAACGATCCAATTCCTGGCGCATATGCCAGTGTTGCATTGGGACGAAACTGGATTGACGAGGAAATGAACAGGTTAGGATTTGGAGTAGCTTCGTATAGCTACTAA
- the LOC129914593 gene encoding DNA-directed RNA polymerase II subunit RPB7 — translation MFYHISLEHEILLHPRYFGPQLLETVKQKLYTEVEGTCTGKYGFVIAVTTIDQIGSGVIQPGQGFVVYPVKYKAIVFRPFKGEVLDAVVKQINKVGMFAEIGPLSCFISHHSIPADMQFCPNGNPPCYKSKDEDVVISGEDKIRLKIVGTRVDATGIFAIGTLMDDYLGLVCS, via the exons ATGTTCTATCAT ATTTCACTGGAACACGAAATTCTATTGCATCCGCGATACTTTGGACCACAACTTTTAGAAACagtcaaacaaaaattgtacacCGAAGTTGAAGGAACGTGTACAGGTAAATACGGCTTTGTTATTGCAGTCACAACAATCGACCAAATCGGTTCCGGTGTCATTCAACCTGGCCAAGGATTTGTAGTTTACCCGGTCAAATACAAGGCAATTGTATTTCGTCCATTTAAAGGGGAAGTCCTCGATGCGGTTGTTAAACAAATCAACAAG GTTGGTATGTTTGCGGAAATTGGTCCACTTTCCTGCTTCATTTCGCATCAT TCTATACCCGCTGATATGCAATTCTGTCCGAATGGCAATCCACCTTGCTACAAGTCAAAAGACGAAGACGTTGTCATTTCTGGAGAGGATAAAATTCGACTGAAAATCGTGGGTACGCGTGTGGACGCGACAGGAATT tttgcTATTGGAACATTGATGGATGATTACCTTGGTCTGGTATGCAGTTAG
- the LOC129914027 gene encoding uncharacterized protein LOC129914027, whose translation MTTKKCAYKNCGAFTNSSHPSSETFYSFPKHPEKLEMWMKLGGVRNEKELAYASRYFCSKHFDETKYVANNPRRKQLLSAAIPYPCVQSPQPNVVIVDENEYQCVVSSRHTIEEEPDDEEEDEEQETNEHGDEITEEVANEINCISETLETFETYDDYQNEINCSDDFEVAIEPEKRSLKRKIDHSSTKPGTNLLPGSVKRTVSIVSNCPTSTINLVQDQLIEDKAMDEDLDLINTQVDSNVTTFIFKGEEYIQMPKEQYVREKLALINRIRSYEEVLKNVKSLMDNVKI comes from the exons atgacaacaaaaaaatgtgctTACAAAAATTGTGGAGCTTTCACCAACAGCTCACATCCATCATCGGAAACATTTTACTCATTTCCAAAACATCCGGAAAAACTAGAAATGTGGATGAAGCTTGGTGGTGTTAGAAATGAAAAAGAACTTGCCTATGCTTCCAGGTACTTTTGTTCAAAACATTTCGATGAAACAAAATATGTCGCAAACAATCCCAGACGCAAGCAACTCCTTAGTGCTGCTATTCCCTATCCATGTGTACAATCACCTCAGCCAAATGTTGTGATTGTCGATGAAAATGAATATCAATGCGTTGTCTCCAGCAGACATACAATTGAGGAAGAACCCGACGACGAGGAAGAGGATGAAGAACAGGAGACCAATGAACATGGAGATGAAATAACTGAGGAAGTTGCTAatgaaataaattgtatttctgAAACCCTTGAAA caTTTGAAACCTATGATGACTATCAAAACGAAATCAATTGCTCGGATGATTTCGAAGTGGCTATTGAACCTGAAAAGAGATCACTGAAACGAAAGATTGATCATTCAAGTACTAAACCTGGAACTAACTTACTCCCGGGGTCAGTAAAAAGAACCGTCTCCATAGTTTCGAACTGTCCAACATCTACGATAAATCTTGTTCAAGATCAATTAATAGAGGACAAGGCAATGGATGAGGATCTTGATTTGATAAATACGCAGGTTGATTCGAATGTTACGACATTCATATTTAAAGGCGAGGAATATATTCAAATGCCAAAAGAACAGTATGTTCGTGAGAAACTCGCACTAATAAACAGAATTCGAAGCTATGAAGAGGTTTTGAAAAACGTTAAGAGCTTAATGGATAATGTTAagatttaa